The following coding sequences lie in one Polynucleobacter necessarius genomic window:
- a CDS encoding flavodoxin family protein, translating into MRICVLVGSSRKSGLSNHICSVLQDKFASKGLNGRFIHLADMHIEFCDADNACQCSPCKVSDDMPSILADMQSADGIYMPVMHAFGTNSKFQAFLERVGY; encoded by the coding sequence ATGAGGATTTGTGTATTAGTTGGATCGTCACGAAAAAGCGGCTTAAGTAATCATATTTGCTCGGTATTGCAGGATAAATTTGCAAGTAAGGGCCTAAATGGAAGATTCATTCATTTGGCTGATATGCATATTGAATTCTGTGATGCTGATAACGCATGCCAATGTTCTCCATGCAAAGTTTCTGACGATATGCCAAGTATTCTTGCTGATATGCAATCTGCCGATGGAATTTATATGCCAGTCATGCATGCGTTTGGCACAAACAGTAAATTTCAGGCATTTCTAGAAAGGGTTGGCTATTGA
- the trpR gene encoding trp operon repressor gives MNKSKASQALIKMLCDIENPNEMRFFLDQILTAGEINDLLDRIRIYHILSCTETPQRECAKSLNVSISKVTRGSANLRKPKSKEYWRSKFDDPN, from the coding sequence ATGAATAAATCCAAGGCCAGTCAGGCCTTAATAAAAATGCTTTGCGATATTGAGAATCCTAATGAAATGCGATTCTTTCTAGATCAAATATTAACCGCTGGAGAAATCAACGATCTTCTTGATAGGATTAGGATATACCATATTCTTTCCTGTACTGAGACTCCTCAAAGGGAGTGCGCCAAATCTCTTAACGTGAGCATCTCTAAAGTAACCAGAGGATCAGCAAATTTACGAAAACCTAAATCCAAAGAATATTGGAGATCAAAATTTGATGATCCAAATTGA
- a CDS encoding Bug family tripartite tricarboxylate transporter substrate binding protein: protein MLVKTPQWAVRSLLAIALATSSSMAVGQQVYPNKPIRLVVDFAPGGGTDIVARAIAPKMGEMLGQSVIVENKSGAAGTIAADQIAKANPDGYTLLVGYSNSNAIAPFVLTNVPYNPATDFTPITYLGYVPNVLVVKASLPMNSVAQLISLAKANPGQMTYGSSGIGSTQHLAGHCSQRLPAFS, encoded by the coding sequence ATGTTGGTTAAAACACCCCAATGGGCAGTGCGCAGCTTGCTTGCGATTGCCTTGGCAACAAGTTCATCTATGGCAGTAGGTCAGCAAGTCTATCCAAATAAACCTATACGTCTGGTAGTAGATTTTGCACCTGGTGGTGGAACCGATATTGTTGCTCGAGCCATTGCACCCAAGATGGGTGAGATGCTGGGTCAAAGCGTGATTGTGGAAAATAAATCCGGCGCAGCCGGCACCATTGCTGCTGATCAGATTGCCAAAGCCAATCCAGACGGCTACACCTTGCTAGTAGGTTATTCGAACTCTAATGCGATTGCACCATTTGTTTTAACTAACGTTCCTTATAATCCCGCAACGGATTTCACGCCAATCACTTACTTGGGTTATGTGCCCAATGTATTGGTAGTCAAGGCTTCATTGCCCATGAACTCTGTTGCTCAATTGATCTCGCTGGCTAAAGCCAATCCTGGGCAGATGACATACGGCTCTTCTGGAATAGGTAGCACTCAACACCTAGCGGGGCATTGTTCACAAAGATTGCCGGCATTCAGTTGA
- a CDS encoding tripartite tricarboxylate transporter substrate-binding protein: MVHKDCRHSVESRSKDSSQAIIDLLGGQITMNFDALPPNLQQIKDGSLKALAISTPKRLSILPTVPTFNEVGIIGFDVTNWYSVMGP; this comes from the coding sequence ATTGTTCACAAAGATTGCCGGCATTCAGTTGAATCACGTTCCAAGGACAGCAGTCAGGCCATCATTGATCTTCTTGGCGGGCAGATTACGATGAATTTTGATGCCTTGCCGCCCAACTTGCAGCAGATTAAAGACGGCAGTCTCAAGGCTTTAGCAATCTCAACCCCCAAACGGTTATCTATCCTACCGACTGTTCCAACCTTTAATGAGGTCGGTATCATCGGTTTTGATGTAACTAATTGGTACTCTGTAATGGGTCCTTAA
- a CDS encoding enoyl-CoA hydratase-related protein, which yields MRGAGGKSFVSGSDIAQFANFQDGSDGVRYEEAIDSYFTPPLAALPIPTVAVIDGMAVGGGLAIASCCDFRLAAPGAKFGVPIAKTLGNCLSAANIAWLVAHLNINFVKRMLLLAEMIPAEELMPQGYIFAIHEQEHLGREAHILARRLSKLAPMTQKSSKLVMARLIKNNLPACDDLIKQTYGSSDFKNGAASFLKGESPTWTGQ from the coding sequence TTGCGCGGTGCGGGTGGCAAATCATTTGTGTCTGGTAGTGATATTGCCCAATTTGCAAATTTTCAAGATGGTAGCGATGGGGTTCGATACGAAGAGGCGATTGATAGTTACTTCACCCCTCCTTTGGCAGCCTTACCTATTCCTACAGTCGCAGTAATTGATGGCATGGCGGTAGGTGGTGGATTAGCGATCGCTAGTTGCTGTGATTTTCGATTGGCCGCGCCGGGTGCAAAATTTGGTGTGCCGATTGCTAAAACTCTAGGTAATTGCTTATCGGCCGCCAACATTGCTTGGCTTGTAGCGCACCTAAATATCAATTTTGTGAAGCGTATGCTTTTGCTCGCAGAAATGATTCCTGCGGAAGAGTTAATGCCCCAGGGTTATATCTTTGCAATTCATGAGCAGGAGCATCTAGGTCGCGAGGCTCATATTCTCGCACGGCGACTTTCTAAGCTGGCGCCAATGACGCAAAAATCAAGCAAGCTAGTGATGGCAAGGCTGATAAAAAATAATCTGCCTGCATGTGATGATTTGATTAAACAAACTTATGGAAGTTCCGACTTTAAAAATGGAGCGGCTTCTTTTTTGAAAGGTGAGTCGCCTACCTGGACAGGGCAGTGA
- the hemW gene encoding radical SAM family heme chaperone HemW, with amino-acid sequence MLNSSPNKVSLTALPPLALYIHFPWCEKKCPYCDFNSHQIKERVSKGGFDEQRYINALIADLETELPNVWGRQVHSIFIGGGTPSLLSAEGMDQLLCAIRARVNLEPDTEITMEANPGSIEADKFAGFAKAGINRVSIGVQSFQDEQLKALGRIHNGDEAKRAIEIAMKHFKSVNLDLMYGLPKQTLKAAKADVETALSFKTPHLSFYNLTLEPNTYFANFPPQLPSDDEVDAIFEQNLDLLTKAGYQRYEVSAYAKKNQECKHNLNYWRFGDYIGIGAGAHGKISFPDKITRQVRERHPESYMQAMETKDNALIESREIPAKDLPFEFMLNALRLTNGVATNTFSERTGLPLSAISQGLLEASKKQLLDENPSQLKVTPLGLRYLNNLQEIFLD; translated from the coding sequence GTGCTGAACTCAAGCCCCAATAAGGTATCTTTGACCGCATTGCCTCCTCTGGCTTTGTATATCCATTTTCCTTGGTGTGAAAAGAAATGTCCCTACTGTGATTTCAACTCCCATCAAATTAAAGAGAGGGTTAGCAAGGGAGGGTTTGATGAGCAGCGCTATATCAATGCACTGATTGCTGACCTAGAAACTGAATTGCCCAATGTTTGGGGGCGACAAGTCCACAGTATTTTTATTGGCGGTGGCACTCCTAGCCTGCTCTCTGCTGAGGGCATGGATCAACTGCTTTGTGCCATCCGTGCTCGGGTGAACCTCGAACCGGATACTGAAATTACGATGGAGGCAAACCCAGGGTCTATCGAGGCTGATAAGTTTGCCGGCTTTGCAAAAGCAGGGATTAATAGAGTGTCAATTGGAGTTCAGAGCTTTCAAGATGAACAACTCAAAGCTTTAGGCCGCATCCATAATGGTGATGAAGCTAAGCGCGCCATTGAAATAGCAATGAAGCATTTCAAATCCGTAAACTTAGATTTGATGTATGGCCTACCCAAACAAACCCTTAAGGCAGCTAAAGCAGATGTTGAAACTGCACTGTCATTTAAAACGCCGCACTTGTCGTTTTACAACCTCACGCTTGAACCAAATACCTATTTCGCGAACTTCCCACCGCAACTACCAAGCGATGATGAAGTGGATGCGATCTTTGAACAGAATTTAGATCTTCTTACCAAGGCGGGTTATCAACGCTATGAAGTATCTGCTTATGCAAAGAAAAATCAAGAGTGCAAACACAATCTCAACTACTGGCGCTTTGGTGATTACATCGGCATCGGTGCAGGGGCCCACGGTAAGATTTCCTTTCCTGACAAAATTACCCGTCAAGTAAGAGAGCGACATCCTGAATCGTATATGCAGGCAATGGAAACTAAAGATAACGCCTTAATTGAATCGAGAGAAATTCCTGCTAAGGATCTTCCTTTTGAATTCATGCTCAATGCACTAAGACTCACCAATGGAGTAGCAACCAACACCTTTAGCGAGAGAACTGGCTTGCCTTTAAGTGCAATAAGCCAAGGCCTGTTAGAAGCAAGTAAAAAACAATTATTAGATGAAAATCCCAGTCAATTAAAAGTTACTCCGCTAGGACTACGCTACCTCAATAACCTACAAGAGATATTTTTAGACTAA
- the rdgB gene encoding RdgB/HAM1 family non-canonical purine NTP pyrophosphatase has protein sequence MQKIVLASNNAGKVREFQALLAPLDFQVIPQGELGIPSAEEPHHTFIENALAKARHASAASNLPALADDSGICAHALNGQPGVFSARYAGTSGDDSANNQKLIRELSDKTNRGAHYVCALVFVSSPNDPEPIVVQTRWYGEIIDQAQGSNGFGYDPHFFLPEQNLTAAQLDPAVKNLISHRGQTLRELITQLKSRAELKPQ, from the coding sequence ATGCAAAAAATCGTTTTAGCATCCAATAATGCTGGCAAGGTAAGAGAATTCCAGGCGCTTTTAGCGCCCCTAGATTTTCAGGTAATCCCTCAAGGTGAATTGGGCATTCCATCTGCCGAGGAACCTCACCATACTTTTATTGAAAATGCACTGGCTAAGGCGCGTCATGCCAGCGCTGCAAGTAACTTACCAGCACTAGCCGATGATTCGGGAATCTGTGCCCATGCTTTAAATGGTCAACCAGGTGTTTTCTCGGCTCGTTATGCGGGGACATCTGGCGATGACTCTGCTAACAACCAAAAATTAATTCGGGAGCTCAGTGACAAAACGAATCGTGGTGCACATTATGTTTGCGCCCTAGTATTTGTAAGCAGCCCAAACGATCCTGAACCTATCGTTGTGCAAACCCGATGGTATGGTGAGATTATTGATCAAGCTCAGGGATCAAATGGATTTGGCTATGACCCTCACTTCTTTTTGCCTGAACAAAACCTGACAGCAGCTCAATTAGATCCTGCTGTGAAAAATTTAATCAGCCATCGAGGTCAAACATTACGTGAACTCATTACACAGTTGAAATCTCGTGCTGAACTCAAGCCCCAATAA
- the rph gene encoding ribonuclease PH, translated as MSATNSAKITRPSGRQPQDLRPVTISRAFTKHAEGSVLIAFGDTKVLCTASILDKVPPHKKGSGEGWVTAEYGMLPRSTHTRSDREAARGKQSGRTQEIQRLIGRAMRSVFDLKVLGERTIHLDCDVLQADGGTRTASITGAYVAARDAVNQLLQSGALTKDPIIDSVAAISVGIYQGTPALDLDYPEDSSCDTDMNVVMTGKGGMIEVQGTAEGATFSRVELNALLDLAEQGIRDLTQLQIDSLK; from the coding sequence ATGAGCGCTACCAACTCCGCCAAAATTACACGCCCAAGTGGACGTCAGCCCCAAGATTTACGTCCTGTGACAATTTCTCGCGCCTTTACCAAGCATGCGGAAGGTTCTGTATTGATTGCCTTTGGTGATACGAAGGTGCTTTGTACTGCAAGCATTCTAGATAAAGTACCCCCTCATAAAAAGGGTTCTGGCGAGGGATGGGTTACTGCTGAATACGGTATGCTGCCCCGCTCAACTCATACTCGTAGCGATCGGGAAGCTGCTCGCGGCAAACAATCTGGACGCACACAAGAGATTCAACGTCTCATCGGGCGTGCTATGCGCAGCGTCTTTGATTTAAAAGTTCTTGGTGAAAGAACTATTCACCTGGATTGCGATGTTTTACAAGCAGATGGAGGTACACGAACTGCCTCCATCACCGGTGCTTACGTTGCAGCCCGTGATGCTGTTAACCAACTTCTGCAAAGTGGCGCCCTCACCAAAGATCCAATCATAGATAGTGTTGCGGCTATCTCCGTAGGCATCTATCAAGGAACGCCAGCCCTAGATTTGGACTATCCAGAAGATTCTTCGTGCGATACGGACATGAATGTGGTGATGACGGGTAAAGGCGGGATGATTGAAGTACAAGGCACCGCTGAAGGCGCTACATTTTCTAGAGTCGAACTCAATGCCCTCTTAGATCTAGCTGAGCAAGGTATACGAGACTTAACCCAATTGCAAATAGATTCATTGAAGTAA
- a CDS encoding YicC/YloC family endoribonuclease has product MAALLAKSLWGAGVVADLQVECRAVNSRFLDLGFRLPDECRGAEPALREMASQSLSRGKVEFRAAWRVNSAAAGAAKSNPHALGAINRDCLDALYTLQEKAQETFPKAQELSISEVLRWPGVVSEPRGEEDGWITVTVEAGRAALSALMESRYAEGKALVGILTSITGKMRGVVSLIEPKVPEYVAQYQEKLTERLAEALAAQEQAKAGTELMERIRQEIVLYAVRIDVAEEFARLKTHLQAVDSALAGKGPVGKRLDFLMQELNREANTLSSKSVSEECTQAALELKLFIEQMREQVQNLE; this is encoded by the coding sequence ATGGCAGCGCTTCTCGCCAAGTCCCTTTGGGGGGCGGGTGTAGTTGCTGATCTGCAGGTGGAATGTCGGGCAGTAAATAGCCGCTTTCTGGATTTGGGTTTTCGTCTTCCAGACGAGTGTCGTGGAGCTGAGCCTGCCTTGCGAGAAATGGCTTCGCAGAGCTTATCTCGCGGGAAAGTAGAGTTTCGGGCTGCTTGGCGGGTGAATAGCGCAGCTGCTGGAGCTGCAAAAAGCAATCCCCATGCCCTAGGCGCCATCAATCGAGATTGTCTTGATGCGCTTTATACCCTACAAGAAAAAGCTCAAGAAACATTTCCTAAGGCTCAAGAACTGAGTATTTCTGAAGTTCTTCGTTGGCCAGGCGTTGTTTCCGAGCCTCGTGGTGAAGAAGATGGCTGGATCACAGTTACGGTTGAGGCTGGGCGTGCTGCCTTATCTGCGCTCATGGAAAGTCGTTACGCAGAGGGAAAGGCGTTGGTAGGCATCCTGACTAGCATCACCGGCAAAATGCGTGGCGTTGTCAGTTTGATCGAGCCCAAGGTCCCAGAATATGTAGCCCAGTATCAAGAAAAATTGACCGAACGTCTGGCAGAGGCTTTAGCTGCTCAAGAGCAAGCAAAAGCTGGTACAGAATTGATGGAGCGCATTCGTCAAGAGATTGTCTTGTATGCGGTTCGAATTGATGTAGCTGAAGAGTTCGCGCGTTTAAAAACCCATTTACAAGCAGTTGATTCAGCGCTTGCAGGCAAGGGGCCGGTCGGTAAGCGATTGGATTTTCTAATGCAAGAGCTCAATCGCGAAGCAAACACGCTCAGCTCGAAGTCAGTGTCAGAGGAATGCACTCAAGCAGCATTAGAGCTAAAGCTTTTTATTGAACAAATGCGCGAGCAAGTTCAAAATCTTGAATAA
- the gmk gene encoding guanylate kinase: MTNPNLTPSYQGSMLMIVAPSGAGKSSLVNALLKDDAGLMLSLSTTTRAPRPGEVNGKDYRFLAKEDFLQERDDGHFLEWAEVHGHFYGTSRPWIESQMKASSDVMLEIDWQGAQQIRKLAPSAQWIFIFPPSIEALEERLRKRGQDDEATIQRRLAAAHIELQHAQEADYIVVNDSFEQALVDLKHILASSRLRSGPSMAKNPALLKCLGV; encoded by the coding sequence ATGACGAACCCTAATTTGACGCCATCTTACCAAGGAAGTATGTTGATGATTGTTGCGCCATCCGGTGCAGGTAAGTCATCTTTGGTGAATGCCTTGCTGAAAGATGATGCAGGGTTAATGCTGTCTTTATCTACTACAACCCGCGCTCCGAGACCTGGTGAGGTAAATGGAAAAGACTATCGCTTTTTAGCAAAAGAAGATTTTTTACAAGAGCGAGATGATGGACATTTCTTAGAGTGGGCTGAAGTTCATGGTCATTTTTATGGCACATCAAGACCTTGGATTGAGTCGCAGATGAAGGCTAGTAGTGATGTCATGTTGGAGATCGATTGGCAGGGCGCACAGCAGATTCGGAAATTAGCGCCTTCAGCGCAATGGATTTTTATCTTCCCGCCGTCGATCGAGGCATTGGAAGAGCGCTTACGTAAGCGAGGGCAGGATGATGAAGCAACCATCCAGCGCCGTTTGGCGGCCGCACACATAGAGTTGCAGCATGCTCAGGAAGCTGACTATATTGTGGTGAATGATTCTTTCGAGCAGGCTTTGGTGGATTTGAAGCATATTTTGGCCTCCAGCCGACTGCGTTCTGGACCTAGTATGGCCAAAAACCCTGCGCTTTTGAAGTGTCTGGGTGTCTAA
- the rpoZ gene encoding DNA-directed RNA polymerase subunit omega: MARITVEDCLKTIPNRFELVLAATYRARQLVQGHSPRVESRDKATVVALREVAAGVTDRDMLTKVPL; encoded by the coding sequence ATGGCCCGTATTACTGTAGAAGATTGTCTTAAAACTATCCCAAATCGTTTTGAATTGGTTTTGGCTGCCACTTATCGTGCGCGCCAACTGGTTCAAGGTCACTCCCCACGTGTTGAGTCCAGAGATAAAGCAACCGTAGTTGCATTGCGTGAAGTTGCTGCTGGCGTAACTGACCGTGACATGTTGACCAAAGTACCACTCTAA
- a CDS encoding RelA/SpoT family protein — translation MELPLGTVKTSDKVGSISSKDASLDSAQAQLLDIKSDSSQGGKKSIIASLLAQSSRHLFGPTSAPNLPLKHQVVSIEGLLSKLSYLKPEEVAQIKKAFQFSDAAHLGQYRHSGEPYITHPVAVAELCATWRLDAPSIMAALLHDVIEDTGCTKSDLVEKFGSKVAELVEGLTKLDKLEFQSHAEAQAESFRKMFMAMARDVRVILVKLADRTHNMRTLDAVPMEKRRRVAAETIEIYAPIAHRLGLNVIYRDLQDLSFRYFVPMRFRVIEGAVKRARGNRKEMVEKILQASRMVFAKANLEVDLRGREKTLFSIYNKMRSKHLSFSQVLDVYAFRVTVHSIDECYRALGILHSLYKPMPGKFKDYIAIPKLNGYQSLHTTLLGPSGVPVEFQIRTVDMHAVAEAGVAAHWAYKDGSPDMSEVQNRAHQWLQSLIDIQDSSGDSQEFLEHVKIDLFPDAVYVFTPTGQIRALPRGATALDFAYSIHSDLDNTCVAVKINGLQLPLRSELKNSDIVEVITSANSQPNPGWLAFVRTGKARASIRHSLKTKHYSESLQLGERLLANALRQQGVDAALLSPEIWEKLMHWTGDKTREEACVNIALGRRSPQELAIRIKILIDDEGGSEQMRLGAADWVAPHQDVTHHHQRQAILVDSREGNSIHFQICCHPIPGDNIIGYLGKGEGPQVHTNDCPIALRMLSKDSDKWVEVEWGKELNREFELDLAIDTRQGKGVLARVASSVTAADSNIMNVSMEDRYKEDSVTIRFTIQVYDRLHLSKVMRSLRANPDVMRVTRTRAI, via the coding sequence GTGGAGCTTCCTTTAGGAACAGTCAAAACATCGGATAAAGTAGGAAGCATCTCGTCTAAAGATGCTTCGCTTGACTCAGCTCAGGCGCAATTGTTGGACATTAAGTCTGACTCATCTCAGGGCGGTAAAAAATCTATCATTGCGAGCTTATTGGCGCAATCGAGTCGTCATTTATTTGGGCCAACCTCGGCCCCCAACTTACCCCTCAAGCATCAGGTTGTATCAATTGAGGGTTTACTATCCAAACTTTCATATCTAAAGCCTGAAGAAGTAGCACAAATCAAAAAAGCATTTCAGTTTTCTGATGCTGCTCATCTAGGTCAATATCGCCACAGCGGCGAACCTTACATTACCCATCCAGTTGCGGTAGCTGAGTTATGTGCTACGTGGCGTTTGGATGCACCATCCATTATGGCGGCCTTGCTGCATGATGTGATTGAGGATACTGGCTGCACCAAATCCGACTTGGTAGAAAAGTTCGGCAGCAAGGTAGCAGAGCTAGTTGAAGGACTTACTAAGCTCGATAAATTGGAGTTCCAGAGTCATGCAGAAGCCCAAGCAGAAAGCTTTCGTAAGATGTTTATGGCGATGGCGCGTGATGTACGCGTTATTTTGGTAAAGCTAGCAGATCGTACGCATAATATGCGCACTCTAGATGCTGTGCCGATGGAGAAGCGTCGTCGGGTAGCAGCAGAGACGATAGAAATTTACGCTCCTATTGCCCACCGGCTTGGCTTGAATGTGATTTATCGAGATCTGCAGGATCTCAGTTTCCGCTATTTCGTGCCAATGCGTTTCCGTGTGATTGAAGGCGCGGTCAAGCGGGCGCGTGGTAATCGCAAGGAAATGGTTGAGAAGATTTTGCAGGCCTCCCGCATGGTTTTTGCAAAAGCCAATTTAGAGGTGGATCTTCGTGGTCGTGAAAAAACGCTCTTTAGTATTTACAACAAGATGCGTTCTAAGCATTTAAGTTTTTCACAAGTGCTTGATGTTTATGCTTTCAGGGTAACCGTCCATTCAATTGATGAATGCTATCGCGCACTTGGTATTTTGCATTCTTTGTATAAGCCAATGCCCGGTAAGTTTAAGGATTACATAGCTATACCAAAATTAAACGGATATCAATCCTTACACACGACTCTCTTGGGTCCTTCAGGGGTTCCGGTTGAGTTTCAGATTCGTACAGTAGATATGCATGCTGTTGCGGAAGCTGGCGTTGCTGCTCACTGGGCATATAAAGACGGCTCGCCAGACATGAGTGAGGTACAAAATCGCGCTCATCAATGGCTACAGTCCTTGATTGATATCCAAGATAGTAGTGGTGATTCTCAGGAGTTTTTAGAGCACGTCAAGATTGATTTGTTCCCAGATGCTGTCTATGTCTTTACCCCTACAGGACAGATAAGAGCATTGCCAAGAGGCGCGACTGCTTTAGATTTTGCGTATTCTATTCATAGTGATCTTGATAATACTTGTGTAGCGGTCAAAATTAATGGTTTGCAACTACCTTTACGTAGTGAGTTAAAAAATAGCGATATTGTTGAAGTAATTACTTCTGCAAACTCTCAGCCAAACCCAGGATGGCTGGCATTTGTGCGTACTGGTAAAGCACGCGCTTCCATTCGTCATTCATTGAAAACAAAACATTACTCAGAATCACTGCAGTTAGGTGAGCGTCTATTAGCGAACGCTTTACGTCAACAGGGCGTTGATGCTGCCTTGCTCAGTCCAGAGATATGGGAAAAATTGATGCATTGGACGGGAGATAAAACCCGTGAAGAAGCGTGTGTCAATATTGCCTTAGGTAGACGTTCACCCCAAGAGTTGGCAATACGCATCAAAATCTTAATTGATGATGAGGGTGGGTCTGAACAGATGCGTCTCGGTGCTGCCGATTGGGTCGCGCCTCATCAAGACGTAACCCACCATCATCAACGACAGGCTATATTGGTTGATAGTCGTGAGGGCAATTCAATTCACTTTCAAATTTGTTGTCACCCCATTCCAGGCGACAATATTATTGGCTATCTCGGTAAGGGAGAAGGGCCACAAGTTCACACCAATGATTGCCCCATTGCTTTGCGAATGCTCTCGAAGGATAGTGATAAATGGGTTGAAGTTGAGTGGGGTAAGGAGCTCAATCGTGAGTTTGAGTTAGATTTAGCAATCGATACGCGCCAAGGTAAGGGTGTATTAGCTAGGGTGGCAAGTAGCGTCACTGCAGCTGACTCCAACATCATGAATGTATCCATGGAAGATCGATACAAAGAAGATTCAGTCACTATTCGTTTTACGATTCAGGTCTACGATCGTTTACATCTTTCTAAAGTCATGCGCAGTCTACGCGCTAATCCCGACGTAATGAGAGTGACCCGTACTCGCGCAATTTAG
- the greB gene encoding transcription elongation factor GreB, which translates to MEEKNYITPAGHERIKSELLQLLNLDRPEVVKVVHWAASNGDRSENGDYIYGKKRLREIDRRIRFLNKRLEFAVVVDNSARKSGENDAEQVFFGATVTYSPLEGPETDKKTVITIVGVDEVDLNKGHVSWVSPVAKALIKSRIGDCVFIQTPSGPAEIEILDVQYL; encoded by the coding sequence ATGGAAGAGAAGAACTACATCACACCCGCAGGTCATGAGCGCATCAAATCAGAGCTCCTACAGCTCCTAAACCTTGATAGACCAGAGGTTGTCAAGGTTGTTCACTGGGCTGCCAGCAATGGCGACAGGTCGGAAAATGGGGACTACATTTATGGGAAAAAGCGCCTGCGGGAGATAGATAGACGGATTCGGTTTCTCAATAAACGCCTCGAATTTGCGGTTGTGGTTGATAACTCCGCAAGAAAATCCGGGGAAAATGACGCCGAACAGGTATTTTTTGGTGCCACTGTGACCTACTCGCCCTTAGAGGGTCCTGAAACTGACAAAAAAACCGTGATCACCATTGTTGGTGTTGATGAAGTGGACTTAAATAAAGGGCACGTCAGTTGGGTGTCGCCCGTAGCCAAGGCTCTCATAAAGTCCCGCATAGGCGATTGTGTATTTATACAAACCCCCAGTGGCCCTGCCGAAATCGAAATCTTAGATGTTCAATACTTGTAA
- a CDS encoding ABC transporter ATP-binding protein, producing the protein MNTPAKSQYAIEVQNLTVGYGSNVLMQNLNFNVNYGEIFVILGGSGCGKSSLLKNLFGLYQPLSGDVLIEGQNITTALGAERQKIMTSFGVMYQQGALFGSMNLLDNVTLFMQEYTQLTQPQMDLLARCKLDLVGFLPYENYMPSEISGGMQKRAAIARAMALDPKILFLDEPSAGLDPITSADLDSTILDLSKNLGITFVIVSHELASIYAIADKVIMLDKGAKGIIAEGDPKVLRDTSKDQRVHQFFNRIMNKDAA; encoded by the coding sequence ATGAATACGCCCGCAAAATCCCAATACGCGATTGAAGTTCAAAACCTCACTGTGGGTTACGGCTCAAATGTTCTTATGCAGAATCTTAATTTCAACGTGAATTACGGTGAAATTTTTGTGATTTTAGGCGGCTCTGGTTGCGGCAAGTCTAGTCTATTAAAAAATCTATTTGGGCTTTATCAGCCGCTATCAGGCGATGTGCTTATTGAGGGGCAGAATATCACCACTGCGCTTGGTGCAGAGCGCCAGAAGATCATGACAAGCTTTGGTGTGATGTATCAGCAAGGGGCATTATTTGGCTCCATGAATTTGCTAGATAACGTGACTTTGTTCATGCAGGAATATACGCAGTTGACCCAGCCGCAAATGGACCTGCTAGCCCGTTGCAAATTGGATTTAGTGGGGTTCTTACCTTATGAGAACTATATGCCTAGTGAAATTAGCGGTGGCATGCAAAAACGTGCAGCGATTGCCAGGGCAATGGCTCTGGATCCAAAAATATTATTTTTAGATGAGCCTTCTGCAGGCTTAGATCCTATTACATCTGCCGATCTCGATAGCACTATTTTGGATTTATCAAAGAATTTAGGCATCACTTTTGTCATTGTTTCGCATGAGCTTGCCAGTATTTACGCTATTGCCGACAAAGTCATTATGTTGGATAAAGGCGCAAAGGGCATCATCGCTGAGGGTGACCCTAAAGTTTTACGTGATACCAGCAAAGATCAACGGGTTCATCAATTCTTCAATCGCATTATGAACAAGGACGCAGCATGA
- a CDS encoding MlaD family protein, giving the protein MNAGAAVRFRGINIGQVTTIGLSGDIYESDIPFHDRRQ; this is encoded by the coding sequence TTGAATGCCGGAGCTGCTGTACGCTTCCGTGGCATCAATATTGGTCAAGTAACGACGATTGGTTTATCAGGCGATATTTACGAAAGTGATATTCCGTTTCATGATCGTCGTCAGTAA